AAGGTTTCTTGTTGTCCAAACTGGAAAGTAGGGAGCATCCGTTGAGTTCGACGATCATTCATGCATCGGCTTCTCACAGCATGGCTTCCAGTTTCCATGATCGGCTGCCGAAAATCGATCTTCTGAAATTTAGTGGAGATGGATCGCGTTGGATCTTGTTCCGTGACAACTTTCTCTCGATGATCCACTGCAACGAGGACATACCGATCATCAACAAGCTGCAGTATCTGATGCAGTCGCTGGAAGGGGAGGCAAGAAAACCGTTCGAGTCTGTGGATACCCAAGTCGATAACTATGCGTCGACGTGGGACGCATTGAAAAAGCGTTACGACAACCAGCGATTCCTCAGAAATAAGCTGTTCCGAGGCCTGTACAACCTTCTACCGATCCAGCATGAGTCAGCACAAGACCTCAACTTACTGGTTGATGATTTCCAGCGACACGTTAAGACTTTGGGAAAGTTGGGCGAACCGATCGAGCATTGGGTCACTCCGCTCATCTTCATCCTTTCAAACATGTTGGGTTCGGCGACGATTCGTGCATGGGAGCAAGATACTCGACAGAAGGACGAGGTGAAATACGACGAGCTCTTCGAGTTTCTCATCCACCAGGTCCGGATGTTGAAATCCGTGGATAGCAATCTCCAACATCGTTCCTCAGTGCCCACCGTTTCCAAGGTGGCCGGGCAAATCCCGAAGAAACCAGTTCCCATCCGACCTGTCGTGAACACAGCTACGTCCGAAACTCAATCCAATACTTTGCCATGCCACTGTTGTTTGAAAACACATCCGCTTTACCAATGTCCATCATTTTCGAACCTGTCAAGCTCCCAACGGCGAGAGCTTGTGACACAGCACAGTCTTTGCTGGAATTGCTTTCACGCAAACCACCGGGCAAGATCCTGCAAATCCAAGTTTCTGAGCAGGATTTGTCAAGCAAAACAACTCACCATGTTGCACGACCACCAAATAGCACATCCACAGCAACTCTCTACTGAAACACCACTTTCCGTACACGCGAATCTAGGCCCAAGTAGATTGCTTAGGCCCCAACAGTAAATCTTTCCGTGCATTCTGATTCAACCGTTCTCTCGGAGACAGTCTCGCTATTAGTAGTTGACCGATACGGTAGAAATATTCCTGCTAGAGCTCTGCTAGATTCTGCAGCGATGTCCAACTTCATCACCAAGAAGCTGGGGAACAAACTCGCCACCCGTCAAAGCCCCGTGGACATCGCAGTTGCCGGAATTGGAGAGTCAGTGAAGCGCATCAAGCACAAGTTAGCTACCAAGATCGTATCCAGGAACAGCGACTTCTCCACCACTCTCGATATCCTCGTCATGAAGAAGCCAACCTCCCATCTTCCCACATCCCTGATCGATACAACTGCCTGGAAAATGCCAAAAGTTCCATTGGCAGAACCTCCGTTCAACGTTCCAGCAACAATCGACATGATCATCGGTGGAGAATGTTACCATGAGCTCCACACGGGCGTACGCCACTCGCTTGGTGATTATTTTCCGTTTTTGGTGGACACCCTCTTTGGCTGGACAGTTTCTGGCAAAGTGGATTCCAACTCCACCACCGCACCGCGAGCGTGCTTTCTCTCCACCGTTGATCAAACCCGAGAAACGATCCCTGGGGAGTTCCAGCCAATGGAAACCGCCGATGGGAGCCTGAGAATGGAAGCTGAACCCTCTACCATTCAAATCCACGATCAAGGATACGCTGCCCACCATTCTCGGTCCAAGGATCCACAAACCACCCTTGGAGATGACGAAGCGAATGCCACACATCGAAACTCCACCAGAGATACACACCACAAGATTCCTGGAAGTAACGGCCGATTCGGAATGGCGCACCGGAGCGATCTTGTTGAAGACTACAAACCACACTGCTATCTGCCAAATCACCCAGTGCTCAACGAAGCCAGCAAAACCACCAACGAACGCGTAGTATTCAACGCATCCTGTGGGCTCAACTCTGGGTACGCGCTCAAAGATACGCTGCTCGTCGGTTCCGTCGTACTACAAAATTCGCTGTCCGCCACTTATCTACGCGCCACCAAAACAAACGATGAAGGAGAAGACGCTGCCTGTGAATCCTGCTGCTACGTTGTCCCTTTGGCCTCTGTTACCGTTATGGAGTAGTGTGCGCCTGTTCTGCCAACAGGACCATTCCGGATACCCCAGCGGTTAAAACCGCCACCGCATCGTTGTAGAGCTATCGCTGCTAAACGCGCATCGGTTATCCAGATTGGAACAGACGGGCACAATCTACCTGGTCTTCGTTGATTTCAGATCCCTTCCCAATCACCACTCTAcctcatctttttttttgccatcGAGTATTCATCGCCTTTTATCAAGCCAGTACCAAGCAGAATCGTCCAAGATCGttagagcacgccgaacgttgcTCAACGCGCTAACGGAGCGCTAATAGATCACCCACTATACTTCGACGCAGAATCTTATCATACACCATTGAAGACGGCCAAATCCATCTATGAAGAAAGCAGAGTCTACAAAGATCGGTAGAGCACACCGAATGTTGCTCAACGCGCTAAAGAGgcgctaacaggtgattagcgttcctataaCTTCAGCCTACACCGTTCGATCTACCGGATCTCCTTTGTCGTCCACAAATTCTGCACCAGTTCCAACGCTGGGACGAAGCAGTTTCCTCGATGGGCAACCTACAAGCCGTGTCTTCGAATCCAGCCGAAGTTGCATCCGTTGGACACGTGGGGTATTGAAATTGTAGTTTCAAGGTGGCCGAAATGATCGGTACTACACCGATCATGAATTACTTTTAATGTGTGTTTTTtatatgttcacttgacactttaaGCCATTTTTTCGCAAACACTCATTATCTGTGCACGTACCTTAGAATAAGCATAACTCTATCGCAACATAACAACTTTCGCCGAGAGAGTCTCACACAATAGTCTGTAAGCCATTTTAGTTAGTTTAGAGTAGAAAGTAACTTAAAACGAATCGCACGGATTTTCACTTCGTTCCTAATAAACCGATTAGTTAAAGTCCAATTAAGCGACTGTTCAATAAGTGCATCCGAAATCTAGTGGTAGAGAAAAGCAATTGAATTGCTAAGAATTTCAAACACATCAACGTACACCTCCAAGTGCAAACGAAATCTTCCTCCCCGAGCTGGCGATCAGCTGCTGTGCAGTGCCATCAATTGTCGACTTACCTGGAGTTCCAGTgttggtggatgccgtcgactgGAGACGGAAAGAAATTCCCCGAAatccaaacccccccccccct
This sequence is a window from Uranotaenia lowii strain MFRU-FL chromosome 3, ASM2978415v1, whole genome shotgun sequence. Protein-coding genes within it:
- the LOC129752145 gene encoding uncharacterized protein LOC129752145, with amino-acid sequence MASSFHDRLPKIDLLKFSGDGSRWILFRDNFLSMIHCNEDIPIINKLQYLMQSLEGEARKPFESVDTQVDNYASTWDALKKRYDNQRFLRNKLFRGLYNLLPIQHESAQDLNLLVDDFQRHVKTLGKLGEPIEHWVTPLIFILSNMLGSATIRAWEQDTRQKDEVKYDELFEFLIHQVRMLKSVDSNLQHRSSVPTVSKVAGQIPKKPVPIRPVVNTATSETQSNTLPCHCCLKTHPLYQCPSFSNLSSSQRRELVTQHSLCWNCFHANHRARSCKSKFLSRICQAKQLTMLHDHQIAHPQQLSTETPLSVHANLGPISLLVVDRYGRNIPARALLDSAAMSNFITKKLGNKLATRQSPVDIAVAGIGESVKRIKHKLATKIVSRNSDFSTTLDILVMKKPTSHLPTSLIDTTAWKMPKVPLAEPPFNVPATIDMIIGGECYHELHTGVRHSLGDYFPFLVDTLFGWTVSGKVDSNSTTAPRACFLSTVDQTRETIPGEFQPMETADGSLRMEAEPSTIQIHDQGYAAHHSRSKDPQTTLGDDEANATHRNSTRDTHHKIPGSNGRFGMAHRSDLVEDYKPHCYLPNHPVLNEASKTTNERVVFNASCGLNSGYALKDTLLVGSVVLQNSLSATYLRATKTNDEGEDAACESCCYVVPLASVTVME